One segment of Porticoccus hydrocarbonoclasticus MCTG13d DNA contains the following:
- a CDS encoding DUF423 domain-containing protein, giving the protein MKLLAVCAAISGFLAVALGAFGAHGLRGSVSPEMLAVWQTAVLYQMFHALVLVTLVVAAVRQPLRLLDVAGWLMVAGTLLFSGSLYALVITGFAALGMVTPFGGLLFMASWVVLSFALVRLVAMARDGGV; this is encoded by the coding sequence ATGAAGCTATTAGCCGTCTGTGCGGCAATTTCGGGGTTTCTCGCCGTGGCGTTGGGTGCTTTCGGGGCCCACGGATTGCGTGGCTCGGTGAGCCCCGAGATGCTGGCTGTCTGGCAAACAGCGGTGTTATATCAGATGTTCCACGCCTTGGTGTTAGTGACTCTCGTCGTCGCAGCCGTGCGTCAGCCATTGCGATTACTGGATGTGGCCGGTTGGTTGATGGTGGCTGGAACCCTGTTGTTCTCGGGTAGCCTCTATGCCCTGGTGATTACCGGGTTTGCGGCCCTCGGTATGGTGACCCCGTTTGGTGGGCTGTTGTTTATGGCAAGTTGGGTGGTGCTGTCTTTTGCGCTGGTTCGGCTCGTTGCAATGGCGAGAGACGGCGGAGTATAG